A single region of the Sorghum bicolor cultivar BTx623 chromosome 9, Sorghum_bicolor_NCBIv3, whole genome shotgun sequence genome encodes:
- the LOC8072510 gene encoding uncharacterized protein LOC8072510 isoform X1, producing MSAGRGDPNTPGNRPMFLSAGVPNLGCHNLAAPAAACNTGSIASQVLFSPCSTSVLNTIQEVSAPQSDQLSLISRATEQDDVRCIQPSWNMPGGCTQVPINIVVFHRQLTGRGSRAQLPPSATTALPDVSEGASIRLAGSNFLSLGRTSNVVAGDMTTNSSQLATPDKYNSEHLRLNCIYDEASKTENGTETSQLPQLAAAIFRNSCNDLESVIPAATWETRVQHSQESTTLLAESTTDDNIHMYQSMQKRLKTQINQSEHTPLSTPTVPKEKTLTQIEMQIASAEKTEMFRNEETPALKMKARRKKHRPKVIRENKLAKVQKPDSTPDGTSPNQKVKRSYVRKKRNPSSLEKCSDPVSDQSISRATGVADRSRTASVRRSLQFEPKEQGLQGGHSSMTNSHHHNYEKPDHAQSSFYSESEVQTGHALQVGMENSPGELAFDMSLRLNKFLDEYMHLPEMPKPTQEVPIATSGSFGTELAREEDNLGRTCLPDGKSKCSLFTEERVVKPIIEGNKKDLELNYSDADGLISSAKSLPEMEPTGSQMGKVSEVENPTHHRNGSLPGTRDSVVLRTAAEMLSVFHAGAIKKKRSARLRRNSFFSIMDLENNTLQASTRLPQPCMDALYKSSCIKFMTKKRSEKARPHCSSSIQPNDELKNRLSAGSIFYSASNASKISEDSSPNFSPQTLDNERINFDTHCEIAEGRSANTSTGPYMDYLQGVASKLKHLDLNTEQVHRNEMHFSLTAPAVISFEGTSGPSNALVPYGGAVMVPYERPLQLVKKQRPRAKVDLDFETTRVWNLLMGKSAEPDGTDVEKERWWQQEREVFQGRANSFIARMRLVQGDRRFSPWKGSVVDSVVGVFLTQNVADHLSSSAYMALAASFPSRSVNNSCKDDATTEDNEQTTSTSALVGEKSVFDLFYNGARPDLEVGCEEVSMTYKKTHMEPKDNTRDSELVEDETYSFDYKSKYGSVCNHQGTGIEHKEKEQQLPDFSSVELTASTELMQQIQIQKISSSQILTSTTIQSKLSLSSEIPRNFVCGGSAAAYKQLGSNFDQGRSLTGNDTTVREIECHRLQMAARNDYGFGKPEIPSSSAMPFFLTVDPQQLKLRNETNVSSTSSNSPSDSASPNLKNGTSPLFMPFNSYMALMAECSSNKIAYTTLNTPKTSTELPVKLRHDKRSSFEAPDLKEHESVFPTHEIAVEATRKEYEYTSKSGFTSCNGVPDTAAQAPKAKKTRTATKKDAENFDWDKLRRQAYSEGQMKTRSVERRDSVDWEAVRCADAQRISHAIRERGMNNILAERIQNFLNRLVRDHGSIDLEWLRYIPPDSAKDYLLSIRGLGLKSVECVRLLTLHHLAFPVDTNVGRICVRLGWVPIQPLPESLQLHLLELYPILETIQKYLWPRLCKLDQQTLYELHYQMITFGKVFCTKSKPNCNACPMRSECKHFASAFASARLALPAPQEKSLVKLSNQFAFQNSSMHTMNSTHLPRLEGSLHSREFLPKNSEPIIEEPASPREEGPPETIENDIEDFYEDGEIPTIKLNMEVFAQNLENCIKESNNELQSDDIAKALVAISTEAASIPVPKLKNVHRLRTEHYVYELPDAHPLLQQLGLDQREPDDPTPYLLAIWTPDGIKEITKTPKPCCDPQMEGDLCNNEMCNNCTVEKENQSRYVRGTILVPCRTAMRGSFPLNGTYFQVNEVFADHRSSHNPIHVQREQLWNLQRRMVFFGTSVPTIFKGLTTEEIQQCFWRGFVCVRGFDMETRAPRPLCPHLHVVARPKARKTAATEQVL from the exons ATGTCTGCGGGGAGAGGCGATCCAAACACCCCTGGCAACAGGCCTATGTTCCTGAGTGCTGGGGTGCCCAACTTAGGCTGTCACAATCTTGcggctccagctgcagcatgcaACACCGGCTCGATCGCCTCTCAAGTCTTGTTCTCCCCATGCTCCACGTCTGTCCTGAATACCATTCAAGAGGTTTCTGCTCCACAATCTGATCAGTTGAGTCTGATAAGCCGTGCAACTGAACAAGACGACGTCCGCTGCATCCAGCCATCCTGGAATATGCCTGGGGGTTGCACGCAGGTGCCTATTAATATCGTAGTGTTCCATAGGCAGCTCACTGGAAGGGGTTCGAGGGCGCAGTTGCCACCGTCGGCCACCACTGCCTTGCCTGATGTTTCAGAGG GAGCTTCCATTCGGCTTGCTGGGAGTAATTTCTTGTCACTTGGAAGAACATCAAATGTCGTTGCAGGTGATATGACAACGAATTCTTCACAGCTAGCCACTCCAGATAAATACAATTCAGAGCATCTTCGGTTGAATTGTATATATGATGAAGCATCCAAGACTGAAAACGGAACAGAAACTAGCCAGCTTCCACAATTAGCAGCAGCAATTTTCCGCAACAGCTGCAATGATTTGGAATCGGTGATTCCTGCAGCTACCTGGGAAACACGAGTTCAACATTCTCAAGAATCAACCACCCTTCTTGCAGAAAGTACCACTGATGACAACATTCATATGTACCAATCTATGCAAAAAAGGCTCAAGACACAAATCAATCAAAGTGAACACACACCATTGTCAACACCAACTGTACCCAAGGAGAAAACACTAACTCAAATTGAGATGCAGATAGCAAGTGCTGAGAAAACTGAAATGTTCAGGAATGAGGAAACCCCAGCACTGAAAATGAAGGCTCGGAGGAAAAAACATAGACCAAAGGTAATCAGAGAGAATAAGCTAGCCAAAGTTCAAAAACCTGATTCAACACCGGATGGAACATCTCCGAATCAAAAAGTCAAGAGAAGTTATGTCCGGAAGAAAAGAAATCCCAGCTCTCTGGAGAAGTGCTCTGATCCTGTTAGTGATCAATCAATCTCTAGAGCAACAGGAGTTGCAGATAGAAGCCGAACAGCATCAGTTCGACGAAGTCTGCAATTTGAACCCAAAGAACAAGGATTGCAAGGAGGCCATTCGTCAATGACCAACTCACACCATCACAACTATGAGAAACCTGACCATGCTCAAAGTTCTTTCTACTCAGAATCAGAAGTGCAGACTGGACATGCGCTGCAAGTAGGTATGGAGAATTCACCAGGAGAATTAGCTTTCGACATGAGTCTCAGACTGAACAAATTTTTAGATGAGTACATGCATTTGCCAGAGATGCCAAAACCTACACAAGAAGTTCCAATTGCAACTTCTGGGTCTTTTGGTACTGAACTAGCAAGGGAAGAAGATAATCTGGGAAGAACTTGCCTACCTGATGGCAAAAGTAAGTGTAGTTTGTTTACTGAGGAAAGGGTGGTAAAACCCATAATAGAGGGGAACAAAAAAGACCTGGAATTAAACTATTCTGATGCAGATGGTCTTATTTCCTCAGCTAAGTCCTTACCTGAAATGGAACCCACAGGCAGTCAGATGGGTAAGGTGTCGGAAGTGGAGAACCCCACACACCATAGAAACGGTTCCCTACCTGGCACACGGGACTCTGTTGTCTTGAGGACTGCAGCTGAGATGCTATCAGTTTTCCATGCTGGTGCAATAAAGAAGAAGCGATCTGCCCGGCTCCGCAGAAATTCCTTCTTTTCTATTATGGATCTTGAGAATAATACTCTACAAGCATCAACAAGACTGCCACAGCCATGCATGGATGCTCTGTATAAAAGTTCTTGCATTAAGTTTATGACCAAAAAACGTTCAGAAAAGGCACGACCACACTGTTCCAGTTCCATTCAACCAAATGATGAGCTGAAGAACAGGCTTTCAGCTGGAAGCATTTTTTATAGTGCATCTAATGCATCCAAAATATCAGAAGACAGTTCTCCAAACTTTTCACCTCAGACCCTGGACAATGAAAGAATCAACTTTGATACTCATTGTGAAATAGCAGAAGGGAGATCAGCAAATACATCAACAGGACCCTATATGGATTACCTTCAAGGAGTTGCATCAAAGTTGAAGCATCTTGATTTGAATACTGAACAGGTGCACAGAAATGAGATGCATTTCTCTCTGACCGCACCTGCTGTTATTTCTTTTGAGGGAACAAGTGGTCCTTCAAATGCTCTTGTCCCATACGGTGGTGCAGTGATGGTTCCATATGAAAGGCCCTTGCAGTTAGTAAAAAAGCAGCGGCCTCGAGCTAAGGTTGACTTGGATTTTGAGACGACAAGGGTTTGGAACCTTTTGATGGGGAAATCAGCTGAGCCTGATGGGACTGATGTTGAGAAGGAGAGATGGTGGCAGCAAGAAAGAGAAGTATTTCAAGGCCGTGCTAATTCGTTCATAGCACGCATGCGACTCGTTCAAG GAGACAGGCGTTTTTCTCCTTGGAAAGGATCTGTAGTCGACTCTGTAGTAGGAGTGTTCCTCACTCAGAATGTAGCTGATCATCTTTCAAG CTCTGCCTATATGGCCCTTGCCGCAAGTTTTCCTTCACGGTCAGTCAACAACAGTTGTAAGGATGATGCTACCACAGAAGACAATGAACAAACTACCAGCACGAGTGCACTAGTAGGAGAGAAAAGTGTGTTTGACCTTTTCTACAATGGTGCTAGACCTGATCTAGAAGTGGGCTGTGAGGAGGTATCAATGACCTACAAGAAGACACATATGGAACCAAAGGACAATACTAGGGATAGTGAATTGGTTGAAGATGAAACCTATTCCTTTGATTACAAATCAAAATATGGAAGCGTTTGCAATCACCAAGGGACAGGTATAGAACATAAAGAAAAAGAACAACAACTACCAGATTTCTCCTCAGTAGAATTAACTGCGTCTACAGAACTCATGCAGCAGATACAAATCCAGAAGATCTCATCCTCCCAGATTTTAACTTCAACAACTATTCAATCAAAATTATCTTTGAGTTCTGAGATACCTAGAAATTTTGTTTGTGGTGGTTCTGCTGCAGCTTATAAGCAACTGGGAAGCAATTTCGATCAGGGAAGGTCATTAACAGGAAATGATACCACAGTCAGGGAAATTGAATGCCACAGACTCCAAATGGCTGCAAGGAATGATTATGGATTTGGTAAACCTGAGATTCCTTCTAGTTCTGCAATGCCATTTTTCTTGACTGTTGATCCTCAACAGCTGAAATTGAGAAATGagacaaatgtttcttcaacatcTTCCAACAGCCCTTCAGATTCTGCATCACCAAACTTGAAAAATGGCACGAGTCCTCTTTTTATGCCATTTAATTCctacatggcactcatggcagagTGTAGCAGCAATAAGATCGCTTACACCACTCTGAACACTCCAAAAACAAGCACAGAACTTCCAG TCAAGTTACGCCATGACAAAAGGAGTAGTTTTGAAGCACCAGACTTAAAGGAGCATGAATCAGTCTTTCCAACACATGAAATAGCAGTAGAAGCAACAAGAAAAGAATATGAATATACATCGAAATCTGGTTTTACTTCCTGCAATGGAGTACCAGATACAGCTGCACAAGCACCAAAGGCAAAGAAAACAAGAACCGCAACTAAAAAGGATGCAGAGAATTTTGACTGGGATAAATTACGAAGGCAGGCTTATAGTGAAGGGCAGATGAAAACAAGAAGTGTTGAAAGAAGAGACTCTGTAGATTGGGAAGCAGTAAGGTGTGCAGATGCACAAAGAATATCTCATGCCATTCGGGAAAGGGGGATGAATAATATTTTAGCAGAGCGAATCCAG AATTTTCTGAATCGTTTGGTTAGAGATCATGGGAGCATTGACCTTGAGTGGCTAAGATATATTCCCCCAGACTCAGCGAA GGATTACCTACTAAGTATACGTGGACTGGGGCTTAAAAGTGTTGAATGTGTTCGTCTTCTCACACTGCATCATCTTGCTTTCCCT GTTGACACCAATGTTGGTCGTATATGTGTAAGACTGGGATGGGTGCCCATTCAACCTCTTCCTGAATCTCTACAGTTACATCTTTTGGAGCT ATATCCTATCTTGGAAACTATACAAAAGTATCTTTGGCCTCGCCTTTGTAAACTCGATCAACAGACACT GTATGAGCTACATTATCAGATGATTACATTTGGAAAG GTCTTTTGTACCAAAAGCAAGCCAAATTGCAATGCATGCCCAATGAGGAGTGAGTGCAAGCATTTTGCAAGTGCTTTTGCAAG TGCAAGGCTTGCACTTCCTGCTCCTCAGGAGAAAAGCTTAGTGAAGTTGAGCAATCAATTTGCTTTCCAGAATAGCAGCATGCACACTATGAATTCGACTCACCTGCCTCGCCTTGAGGGGAGTCTCCATTCAAGGGAGTTTCTTCCTAAGAACTCAGAGCCAATAATCGAGGAGCCTGCAagtccaagggaggaaggacctCCAGAAACCATCGAAAATGATATTGAAGATTTTTATGAAGATGGTGAAATCCCAACAATAAAGCTTAACATGGAAGTGTTTGCACAGAACTTGGAGAATTGCATTAAAGAAAGCAATAATGAACTCCAGTCTGATGATATTGCAAAAGCATTGGTTGCTATTAGCACTGAAGCAGCTTCGATTCCTGTACCGAAACTAAAGAATGTGCATAGGCTTCGAACAGAACACTATGT GTATGAGCTTCCAGATGCACATCCACTTTTACAACAG CTAGGACTTGACCAACGGGAACCTGATGATCCTACCCCGTACTTATTGGCCATATGGACACCAG ATGGAATAAAGGAAATAACCAAGACACCAAAACCATGCTGTGACCCTCAAATGGAAGGCGATTTATGCAATAATGAAATGTGCAACAATTGTACTGTAGAGAAAGAAAACCAATCTAGATATGTTAGAGGCACAATTCTG GTTCCTTGTCGAACAGCTATGAGGGGTAGTTTCCCACTTAATGGCACTTACTTTCAAGTCAATGAG GTATTTGCTGACCACAGATCTAGCCACAACCCAATCCATGTGCAAAGGGAGCAGCTATGGAACTTGCAAAGGCGCATGGTCTTCTTCGGGACTTCAGTACCCACCATATTCAAAG GTCTAACAACAGAAGAAATACAACAATGCTTCTGGAGGG GATTTGTCTGTGTGCGAGGATTCGACATGGAGACTAGGGCACCAAGGCCTCTCTGCCCTCATTTGCATGTTGTAGCAAGACCGAAAGCCCGCAAGACAGCAGCAACTGAGCAAGTACTCTAA
- the LOC8072510 gene encoding uncharacterized protein LOC8072510 isoform X2, which produces MSAGRGDPNTPGNRPMFLSAGVPNLGCHNLAAPAAACNTGSIASQVLFSPCSTSVLNTIQEVSAPQSDQLSLISRATEQDDVRCIQPSWNMPGGCTQVPINIVVFHRQLTGRGSRAQLPPSATTALPDVSEGASIRLAGSNFLSLGRTSNVVAGDMTTNSSQLATPDKYNSEHLRLNCIYDEASKTENGTETSQLPQLAAAIFRNSCNDLESVIPAATWETRVQHSQESTTLLAESTTDDNIHMYQSMQKRLKTQINQSEHTPLSTPTVPKEKTLTQIEMQIASAEKTEMFRNEETPALKMKARRKKHRPKVIRENKLAKVQKPDSTPDGTSPNQKVKRSYVRKKRNPSSLEKCSDPVSDQSISRATGVADRSRTASVRRSLQFEPKEQGLQGGHSSMTNSHHHNYEKPDHAQSSFYSESEVQTGHALQVGMENSPGELAFDMSLRLNKFLDEYMHLPEMPKPTQEVPIATSGSFGTELAREEDNLGRTCLPDGKSKCSLFTEERVVKPIIEGNKKDLELNYSDADGLISSAKSLPEMEPTGSQMGKVSEVENPTHHRNGSLPGTRDSVVLRTAAEMLSVFHAGAIKKKRSARLRRNSFFSIMDLENNTLQASTRLPQPCMDALYKSSCIKFMTKKRSEKARPHCSSSIQPNDELKNRLSAGSIFYSASNASKISEDSSPNFSPQTLDNERINFDTHCEIAEGRSANTSTGPYMDYLQGVASKLKHLDLNTEQVHRNEMHFSLTAPAVISFEGTSGPSNALVPYGGAVMVPYERPLQLVKKQRPRAKVDLDFETTRVWNLLMGKSAEPDGTDVEKERWWQQEREVFQGRANSFIARMRLVQGDRRFSPWKGSVVDSVVGVFLTQNVADHLSSSAYMALAASFPSRSVNNSCKDDATTEDNEQTTSTSALVGEKSVFDLFYNGARPDLEVGCEEVSMTYKKTHMEPKDNTRDSELVEDETYSFDYKSKYGSVCNHQGTGIEHKEKEQQLPDFSSVELTASTELMQQIQIQKISSSQILTSTTIQSKLSLSSEIPRNFVCGGSAAAYKQLGSNFDQGRSLTGNDTTVREIECHRLQMAARNDYGFGKPEIPSSSAMPFFLTVDPQQLKLRNETNVSSTSSNSPSDSASPNLKNGTSPLFMPFNSYMALMAECSSNKIAYTTLNTPKTSTELPVKLRHDKRSSFEAPDLKEHESVFPTHEIAVEATRKEYEYTSKSGFTSCNGVPDTAAQAPKAKKTRTATKKDAENFDWDKLRRQAYSEGQMKTRSVERRDSVDWEAVRCADAQRISHAIRERGMNNILAERIQNFLNRLVRDHGSIDLEWLRYIPPDSAKDYLLSIRGLGLKSVECVRLLTLHHLAFPVDTNVGRICVRLGWVPIQPLPESLQLHLLELYPILETIQKYLWPRLCKLDQQTLYELHYQMITFGKVFCTKSKPNCNACPMRSECKHFASAFARYELPDAHPLLQQLGLDQREPDDPTPYLLAIWTPDGIKEITKTPKPCCDPQMEGDLCNNEMCNNCTVEKENQSRYVRGTILVPCRTAMRGSFPLNGTYFQVNEVFADHRSSHNPIHVQREQLWNLQRRMVFFGTSVPTIFKGLTTEEIQQCFWRGFVCVRGFDMETRAPRPLCPHLHVVARPKARKTAATEQVL; this is translated from the exons ATGTCTGCGGGGAGAGGCGATCCAAACACCCCTGGCAACAGGCCTATGTTCCTGAGTGCTGGGGTGCCCAACTTAGGCTGTCACAATCTTGcggctccagctgcagcatgcaACACCGGCTCGATCGCCTCTCAAGTCTTGTTCTCCCCATGCTCCACGTCTGTCCTGAATACCATTCAAGAGGTTTCTGCTCCACAATCTGATCAGTTGAGTCTGATAAGCCGTGCAACTGAACAAGACGACGTCCGCTGCATCCAGCCATCCTGGAATATGCCTGGGGGTTGCACGCAGGTGCCTATTAATATCGTAGTGTTCCATAGGCAGCTCACTGGAAGGGGTTCGAGGGCGCAGTTGCCACCGTCGGCCACCACTGCCTTGCCTGATGTTTCAGAGG GAGCTTCCATTCGGCTTGCTGGGAGTAATTTCTTGTCACTTGGAAGAACATCAAATGTCGTTGCAGGTGATATGACAACGAATTCTTCACAGCTAGCCACTCCAGATAAATACAATTCAGAGCATCTTCGGTTGAATTGTATATATGATGAAGCATCCAAGACTGAAAACGGAACAGAAACTAGCCAGCTTCCACAATTAGCAGCAGCAATTTTCCGCAACAGCTGCAATGATTTGGAATCGGTGATTCCTGCAGCTACCTGGGAAACACGAGTTCAACATTCTCAAGAATCAACCACCCTTCTTGCAGAAAGTACCACTGATGACAACATTCATATGTACCAATCTATGCAAAAAAGGCTCAAGACACAAATCAATCAAAGTGAACACACACCATTGTCAACACCAACTGTACCCAAGGAGAAAACACTAACTCAAATTGAGATGCAGATAGCAAGTGCTGAGAAAACTGAAATGTTCAGGAATGAGGAAACCCCAGCACTGAAAATGAAGGCTCGGAGGAAAAAACATAGACCAAAGGTAATCAGAGAGAATAAGCTAGCCAAAGTTCAAAAACCTGATTCAACACCGGATGGAACATCTCCGAATCAAAAAGTCAAGAGAAGTTATGTCCGGAAGAAAAGAAATCCCAGCTCTCTGGAGAAGTGCTCTGATCCTGTTAGTGATCAATCAATCTCTAGAGCAACAGGAGTTGCAGATAGAAGCCGAACAGCATCAGTTCGACGAAGTCTGCAATTTGAACCCAAAGAACAAGGATTGCAAGGAGGCCATTCGTCAATGACCAACTCACACCATCACAACTATGAGAAACCTGACCATGCTCAAAGTTCTTTCTACTCAGAATCAGAAGTGCAGACTGGACATGCGCTGCAAGTAGGTATGGAGAATTCACCAGGAGAATTAGCTTTCGACATGAGTCTCAGACTGAACAAATTTTTAGATGAGTACATGCATTTGCCAGAGATGCCAAAACCTACACAAGAAGTTCCAATTGCAACTTCTGGGTCTTTTGGTACTGAACTAGCAAGGGAAGAAGATAATCTGGGAAGAACTTGCCTACCTGATGGCAAAAGTAAGTGTAGTTTGTTTACTGAGGAAAGGGTGGTAAAACCCATAATAGAGGGGAACAAAAAAGACCTGGAATTAAACTATTCTGATGCAGATGGTCTTATTTCCTCAGCTAAGTCCTTACCTGAAATGGAACCCACAGGCAGTCAGATGGGTAAGGTGTCGGAAGTGGAGAACCCCACACACCATAGAAACGGTTCCCTACCTGGCACACGGGACTCTGTTGTCTTGAGGACTGCAGCTGAGATGCTATCAGTTTTCCATGCTGGTGCAATAAAGAAGAAGCGATCTGCCCGGCTCCGCAGAAATTCCTTCTTTTCTATTATGGATCTTGAGAATAATACTCTACAAGCATCAACAAGACTGCCACAGCCATGCATGGATGCTCTGTATAAAAGTTCTTGCATTAAGTTTATGACCAAAAAACGTTCAGAAAAGGCACGACCACACTGTTCCAGTTCCATTCAACCAAATGATGAGCTGAAGAACAGGCTTTCAGCTGGAAGCATTTTTTATAGTGCATCTAATGCATCCAAAATATCAGAAGACAGTTCTCCAAACTTTTCACCTCAGACCCTGGACAATGAAAGAATCAACTTTGATACTCATTGTGAAATAGCAGAAGGGAGATCAGCAAATACATCAACAGGACCCTATATGGATTACCTTCAAGGAGTTGCATCAAAGTTGAAGCATCTTGATTTGAATACTGAACAGGTGCACAGAAATGAGATGCATTTCTCTCTGACCGCACCTGCTGTTATTTCTTTTGAGGGAACAAGTGGTCCTTCAAATGCTCTTGTCCCATACGGTGGTGCAGTGATGGTTCCATATGAAAGGCCCTTGCAGTTAGTAAAAAAGCAGCGGCCTCGAGCTAAGGTTGACTTGGATTTTGAGACGACAAGGGTTTGGAACCTTTTGATGGGGAAATCAGCTGAGCCTGATGGGACTGATGTTGAGAAGGAGAGATGGTGGCAGCAAGAAAGAGAAGTATTTCAAGGCCGTGCTAATTCGTTCATAGCACGCATGCGACTCGTTCAAG GAGACAGGCGTTTTTCTCCTTGGAAAGGATCTGTAGTCGACTCTGTAGTAGGAGTGTTCCTCACTCAGAATGTAGCTGATCATCTTTCAAG CTCTGCCTATATGGCCCTTGCCGCAAGTTTTCCTTCACGGTCAGTCAACAACAGTTGTAAGGATGATGCTACCACAGAAGACAATGAACAAACTACCAGCACGAGTGCACTAGTAGGAGAGAAAAGTGTGTTTGACCTTTTCTACAATGGTGCTAGACCTGATCTAGAAGTGGGCTGTGAGGAGGTATCAATGACCTACAAGAAGACACATATGGAACCAAAGGACAATACTAGGGATAGTGAATTGGTTGAAGATGAAACCTATTCCTTTGATTACAAATCAAAATATGGAAGCGTTTGCAATCACCAAGGGACAGGTATAGAACATAAAGAAAAAGAACAACAACTACCAGATTTCTCCTCAGTAGAATTAACTGCGTCTACAGAACTCATGCAGCAGATACAAATCCAGAAGATCTCATCCTCCCAGATTTTAACTTCAACAACTATTCAATCAAAATTATCTTTGAGTTCTGAGATACCTAGAAATTTTGTTTGTGGTGGTTCTGCTGCAGCTTATAAGCAACTGGGAAGCAATTTCGATCAGGGAAGGTCATTAACAGGAAATGATACCACAGTCAGGGAAATTGAATGCCACAGACTCCAAATGGCTGCAAGGAATGATTATGGATTTGGTAAACCTGAGATTCCTTCTAGTTCTGCAATGCCATTTTTCTTGACTGTTGATCCTCAACAGCTGAAATTGAGAAATGagacaaatgtttcttcaacatcTTCCAACAGCCCTTCAGATTCTGCATCACCAAACTTGAAAAATGGCACGAGTCCTCTTTTTATGCCATTTAATTCctacatggcactcatggcagagTGTAGCAGCAATAAGATCGCTTACACCACTCTGAACACTCCAAAAACAAGCACAGAACTTCCAG TCAAGTTACGCCATGACAAAAGGAGTAGTTTTGAAGCACCAGACTTAAAGGAGCATGAATCAGTCTTTCCAACACATGAAATAGCAGTAGAAGCAACAAGAAAAGAATATGAATATACATCGAAATCTGGTTTTACTTCCTGCAATGGAGTACCAGATACAGCTGCACAAGCACCAAAGGCAAAGAAAACAAGAACCGCAACTAAAAAGGATGCAGAGAATTTTGACTGGGATAAATTACGAAGGCAGGCTTATAGTGAAGGGCAGATGAAAACAAGAAGTGTTGAAAGAAGAGACTCTGTAGATTGGGAAGCAGTAAGGTGTGCAGATGCACAAAGAATATCTCATGCCATTCGGGAAAGGGGGATGAATAATATTTTAGCAGAGCGAATCCAG AATTTTCTGAATCGTTTGGTTAGAGATCATGGGAGCATTGACCTTGAGTGGCTAAGATATATTCCCCCAGACTCAGCGAA GGATTACCTACTAAGTATACGTGGACTGGGGCTTAAAAGTGTTGAATGTGTTCGTCTTCTCACACTGCATCATCTTGCTTTCCCT GTTGACACCAATGTTGGTCGTATATGTGTAAGACTGGGATGGGTGCCCATTCAACCTCTTCCTGAATCTCTACAGTTACATCTTTTGGAGCT ATATCCTATCTTGGAAACTATACAAAAGTATCTTTGGCCTCGCCTTTGTAAACTCGATCAACAGACACT GTATGAGCTACATTATCAGATGATTACATTTGGAAAG GTCTTTTGTACCAAAAGCAAGCCAAATTGCAATGCATGCCCAATGAGGAGTGAGTGCAAGCATTTTGCAAGTGCTTTTGCAAG GTATGAGCTTCCAGATGCACATCCACTTTTACAACAG CTAGGACTTGACCAACGGGAACCTGATGATCCTACCCCGTACTTATTGGCCATATGGACACCAG ATGGAATAAAGGAAATAACCAAGACACCAAAACCATGCTGTGACCCTCAAATGGAAGGCGATTTATGCAATAATGAAATGTGCAACAATTGTACTGTAGAGAAAGAAAACCAATCTAGATATGTTAGAGGCACAATTCTG GTTCCTTGTCGAACAGCTATGAGGGGTAGTTTCCCACTTAATGGCACTTACTTTCAAGTCAATGAG GTATTTGCTGACCACAGATCTAGCCACAACCCAATCCATGTGCAAAGGGAGCAGCTATGGAACTTGCAAAGGCGCATGGTCTTCTTCGGGACTTCAGTACCCACCATATTCAAAG GTCTAACAACAGAAGAAATACAACAATGCTTCTGGAGGG GATTTGTCTGTGTGCGAGGATTCGACATGGAGACTAGGGCACCAAGGCCTCTCTGCCCTCATTTGCATGTTGTAGCAAGACCGAAAGCCCGCAAGACAGCAGCAACTGAGCAAGTACTCTAA